CTGGCCGGACTACGCCTCCTTCGTCGCCGACGACCCCGAGGACAGCTTACGGATCGCCGAGATCGCGCTGCACCGGCTGGTGCGGATCGCCGAGCAGCTCCCCAGCGAGCGCTCGGCAGGTTCGGTGCTGGTCACGCCGGTCGACCCGGCCGAGCACGAAGCCTTCGAGGAGGTCGGGCGGCTGGAGTGGCGGGAGGGCCGCTCGCTGGCCTCGCTGCTCTCGGCGTACCGAGCCGGCGCGCGGGTCGCCTGGCGGCACATCTCGGAGGCGGGGGTCGCGCTCGGGCTGGACCCGGCATCGGTGGCAACCCTCGCCGAGGCGGTCTTCATCTTCATGGAGGAGCTCTCGTCCGCGTCGGCGCACGGCTACGTCGATGAGCAGCGCACCACCTCGGCCGAACGCGAGCGGCTGCGCGCACACCTCGCGGAGCTGCTGCTGTCCGACCGCACCGACTCGACGCTGGTGAGCGCCATGGCCTTGCGGGCCGGTTGGACCATCCCCGCGACCGCCGCGCTGATCCTGATCGATGCCACCAACGAAGCCGGCTACGCGGCGCTGGACCGGCTGGACCCCAACTGCCTGCCGGTCCGCCACGGCGGGCTGGCCGGCGGCATCCTGCCCGATCCCGACGCGCCGGGGCGGCGCGCGGTCATCACGAAGACGCTGGCGGGGTGCGGCGCGGTGATCGGTACGACGGTGCCGCCGACGCAGCTGCCGTCATCGGTTCGGGTGGCCGAAGCCGGCGCTCGGCTGGCCAGCGCCGGGTCGATCAAGGGCGACCCGG
This Mycobacteriales bacterium DNA region includes the following protein-coding sequences:
- a CDS encoding helix-turn-helix domain-containing protein: MTDVAPAPVDLRAVLPKLTEELPQMIDEVVDLLRDDWPDYASFVADDPEDSLRIAEIALHRLVRIAEQLPSERSAGSVLVTPVDPAEHEAFEEVGRLEWREGRSLASLLSAYRAGARVAWRHISEAGVALGLDPASVATLAEAVFIFMEELSSASAHGYVDEQRTTSAERERLRAHLAELLLSDRTDSTLVSAMALRAGWTIPATAALILIDATNEAGYAALDRLDPNCLPVRHGGLAGGILPDPDAPGRRAVITKTLAGCGAVIGTTVPPTQLPSSVRVAEAGARLASAGSIKGDPVFVADHYDTILVARDAWLLEHLRAQALAPLAAVPTATRRRLEETLSAWLTAMGNQQATAKALHVHPQTVRYRLGQLRELFGPSLDDPDNQRRLMLAVCWDRPG